Proteins from a single region of Gimesia sp.:
- a CDS encoding matrixin family metalloprotease: GYGWFIDTTPAEHSEFSPASDLTLIALPDSEAASLIDLRTVILHELGHLLGYEHDTNGLMQETLSPGVRYLADWESDTDEFFGSLTDETAPSIF, translated from the coding sequence CGGGTATGGCTGGTTCATCGATACCACTCCCGCAGAGCACAGCGAGTTCTCTCCAGCCAGCGACCTGACGTTGATTGCACTCCCTGACAGTGAAGCCGCCAGTCTGATCGATCTCCGCACCGTGATCCTGCATGAACTCGGCCATCTGCTGGGGTATGAACATGACACCAACGGTCTGATGCAGGAAACGCTGTCTCCCGGCGTTCGCTACCTTGCCGACTGGGAATCCGACACTGATGAGTTCTTCGGCTCCCTGACCGACGAAACAGCTCCCAGCATTTTCTAA